AGATTGTTAGCCGAAAGATTGATCTGATCCAAGGTCATGTTGATCGACTGAAAATAAAGAAAGGTCAAAAGGGAGGCTTCCAAAAACGTCATAAAAATAAAAAGACCGATCGTGATGGGTGTCGAATTCCCCAGAGAAACGAACAGCGAAAGGATGGTAAGCGAAAGTAAGATTAAGGTCAGAAGAAAAATAAACTTTCCCTTCAAGCTGAAGATTCCGAATTCCTTGTTGATACGGACATTTTTTTTCGAGAGGATCACTTTGATCTCAACTCTTTTTTGTCCCGTAAAGTAATCGGTGATAATATAAGAAAAACCGCAATAAACGAAAACCGCCGTACTCCAACCGATAAATACAAAGGCCAATTCCCAGAACGGTTTTTGGCTCCAGAGATGTGTGATCGCAACCGTGGAAAAAACGAAAATTGCATAACCGAAAGAGGCGATCATATTGTGTTTCGGAAGTTGGATCAAATATTTGAGAAGGGATTCCAATTCCAAGGTATTCTTATGTCGAAGAGTCACATCGGGACGAAGGCTTGAATTGATTTTTTGAATCTGCCTTTCCAATCCAGGAACGGAAAAAGGAGAAAGAATTCCGTATTGAATGCTGTGGCCGATCGATGCAAAAAGAGTACTGAAGACAAATGCGAGAAACACTTCACTATGATTGGAGGCGGTAAACTCGGGAATCACGGCAGAACCGAAAATATATGCGTAAAAGGCTCCAAAGTAGGCTCCGCTGAGAGCGAAAACCACAACGGCGAAGGTGTAGGATATCTTTTTATAAATCAGGTCAAAGAGGAAATTGAATACTTTGTGAACCATGGTTCATTCTCCTCGAGAGGAAAATCCTCAGAAGCTACGTTAAATCGGAATCGGAAATAAGTTTCCAGCAACTTTTTGAATTCGAAATTTGAAAAGAAAAAAGAAAAAAGAAAAAAGAAAGGAAAGCGTCTCGCCTCCGAATAGAATTTCGATTCGAAGACGAGACAAAGATGAAGTTCTTACGCTAAGGTCAGTTGTCCTTGACGATTTTCGATTTCGATTTTGTTGGAGGCGAGAATTGCCTTGGATTCGAGATTGTATTCCCGGGCAAGAAGAGCTTTTTTGTCCTTTGTTTCTCCCTTCAAGCGAGACGCGGATCTTTCCAAAAGAAGTCCGATCAAAATCCGAGCCGTCGATTCCACGACCTCGAAAGCAACTTCGTCTCTCAAAGAAGAATTTTCCACGGAAGTATAGGCCTCTACGATTTTCTCGAACGTTTCCTTGTTCTCGATCAAAAGGGAAGAGGCGGAGATTTTGGAGAATTCTTCCTCGAAGTATTGACGGAGATGACCTTTTGCGGACATTCCGGAAACGATTCCTCCGATCGCGGCGACGACCTGAAGTTGTGTGGTCCCTTCATAGATGTTCGTGATTCTTACGTCTCTATAAATTCTGGAGATATCGTAGTCGTAAGTGAATCCGGCGCCGCCATGGATCTGAAGTCCGTCATACGCGATCTTGTTTGCAAGTTCCGTAATATAATACTTCGATAATGGAGTAAAAAGATTTGCCAGTTTTTCCCATTTACGAATGGTTTCGTCTTTGCGGGTTTCCTTTTCGTCCGCACCTTTGAGTTTCAGACGTTCCGATTTCCAATGATAGAGGTCTATCGAACGGGAAGCTTCCAGAAGAATCGCTCTCATACCTGCGATTTCACGATCCATCGCGGAAAGCATTTTTCTCACTGCGGGAATGTTTTGGATCGTTTTACCGAACTGTTCTCTTTCGGAAGCATACTTCTTCGCTTCCATATAGGCCGCGGTCGCGATTCCCATTGCTTGGGCCGCGATGGAAAGTCTGGCGCCGTTCATCATCGCCATAGAATAACGCACCAAACCGTAACCTTCTTCTCCGATGAGAATTCCGGGAGAATTCTCATAAACGACTTCGCAAGTCGGAGAACAGTGGAGTCCCATCTTCTTTTCGATCCCAGCGATGAAGACATCGGAGCTTTTGACGAGGAAAAAGGAAAGTCCTCTCGCTCCACTCGTAGGAGTTCCGGTTCTCGCAAGAGTAAGAATCACGGCGGGTATTCCTTCGAACCCACATCCGTGCGTGATAAAACGTTTTGCTCCTGTGAGTCTCCAGACTCCGTTCGCATCCTTGATCGCTTTTGTTTGAAGATTCGGAAGATCGGATCCGTAGTTCGGCTCGGTGAGGGCCATAGCTCCAAACAATTCTCCTCTTGCCATCTTTGGTACGTATTCTTCCACCATTTCGGGTGAACCGAATCTTTCGATCGTTTCAGCGAGATTGAGACAACCTAAAGTGATGGCAAAGGAACCATCCGCTCTGGAAAACATTTCCATCATCATCGTTTGAACGGTCGCAGGAATCCCGAGTCCCCCGTGATGTCTTCCGATGCTGTATGGGAGAATCCCCGCATCTTTGACTTGATTGATTCCTTTTACCATCGCTTCGGGAAACGTAACTTTTCCGGAAGAATACTTAAGTCCTTCCACATCCATGTCTTTTGCGAGAGGTGCGATTTGTTTTCCGGCGATTTCACCTCCGGATTCTAAAATCGATTTATAATATTCTAATGCATCTTCGTACGAACCGGGCGCCATCGCCAGTTCTTCTTTTCCATTTTTCTGATATTCTTTTTGATCTTCAAAGTCGCCTTCAAAGCCGTCGATGATCTCTTTCCAGTCTACAATCGTCTGAAAGTTTTCTTGTAGATCCGCGTTGTCCGAGAAATAATTAGTCTCTATCATTTCAAATCCTTTGTGAACATATGTTCAGGTTGATTTTAGTCTTCATGTCACTCCGAGGCCGAATTCCTAACCTGAAAACCGAAATTCTTCCATATCGAACGTTGTTTAGGGAATTCTTGGAATCGAAGATTGTCAGTGCTTAAAGTTTTTTTTCTGATTCTTCGGCAAAGACGTTTTCCAGTCCAAACGGGAAGAT
The Leptospira stimsonii DNA segment above includes these coding regions:
- a CDS encoding acyl-CoA dehydrogenase family protein codes for the protein MIETNYFSDNADLQENFQTIVDWKEIIDGFEGDFEDQKEYQKNGKEELAMAPGSYEDALEYYKSILESGGEIAGKQIAPLAKDMDVEGLKYSSGKVTFPEAMVKGINQVKDAGILPYSIGRHHGGLGIPATVQTMMMEMFSRADGSFAITLGCLNLAETIERFGSPEMVEEYVPKMARGELFGAMALTEPNYGSDLPNLQTKAIKDANGVWRLTGAKRFITHGCGFEGIPAVILTLARTGTPTSGARGLSFFLVKSSDVFIAGIEKKMGLHCSPTCEVVYENSPGILIGEEGYGLVRYSMAMMNGARLSIAAQAMGIATAAYMEAKKYASEREQFGKTIQNIPAVRKMLSAMDREIAGMRAILLEASRSIDLYHWKSERLKLKGADEKETRKDETIRKWEKLANLFTPLSKYYITELANKIAYDGLQIHGGAGFTYDYDISRIYRDVRITNIYEGTTQLQVVAAIGGIVSGMSAKGHLRQYFEEEFSKISASSLLIENKETFEKIVEAYTSVENSSLRDEVAFEVVESTARILIGLLLERSASRLKGETKDKKALLAREYNLESKAILASNKIEIENRQGQLTLA